The Priestia megaterium NBRC 15308 = ATCC 14581 region AGATCGAGGAAATCACGTACAGTTAATTCAGCGTATGCTTATTCACTTAGGTTATTCTCTTTTTGGAGGCGCAGACGGTATATTCGGGTCTTCTACTTTCAAAGCGGTAAAAGCTTTTCAACAAGCACTTTATCTGCAGGTAGATGGAATAGTTGGACCGAAGACACTCGAAAAACTCTACAATAATTTTAATAAAACTATGTTCTAAATAACCATAAAAAAACGATAACGAGAAAAGGAAGAAAGGAGATGGATGGAAATCGTCTCCTTTCTTCCTTTTCTGTAGTTATAGTAGAAAAACTGAAATTTATAAAGAAATAAAAAGGATTTTCTAAGCGTAAGAAACGTTCACGTGATCTAACTGGATAACATTGCTCAACAACACGATATCTTTATATATTTCACTTTTTACAGAGGCGTTTGAACAGTTTTGATAGTCTTTCAACAAGCGGCCAAGTTCTTTAATAAATAACAACGTCTCTTGTTCATTAATCATAGTCAAAACTCCTTGTTTAGAAATGAATCCAGGTCATTATATAGGAATTCTATCATATCTATACGCACCTGTTGACAAAAAAAGTTCGTCAATTTTTTTGTGAGAAGAAGAAATTTAGGGATATGTGGAATGGGTTCGACTCTCTCATTTTATCTATATGCAGCTTGTCTAAAAATATGAGAGTAGTTATAGTAATATTTACTCCTAATCATGCAACTTAAAACCTATTTTAGAGGTTATCCGTAAATTCCCTCTATTGTAGAGCGATGGAACAAAAAAAGAATGCCTCTTTTTGTATCTTTAGTACGATAACGTTTTGAAGAAATAAGGCATATTTTTGAGTATTAAGATGGATTTGAATTAGATCTTTTGACACGCTCTTTTTGTAGGAGAGGCATATTTACTTTCTATCAAGGGAAATCGTAAAGCTCCAAAGCGTTTCTAAATCAGAAACGCTTTGGAGCTTAATTTTTTGGATAAGGGATGTGCAAAAGTTCTGGGACGGTCACAAAATGATATCCTTCTTGCTTAAGCCTAGGAATGATGGTATCGAGCGACTTTGCGGTGTTAGAAAGGTCCATGGTCCAATGGCCGCCGTCGTGCATCAAAACAATTGTTCCGGCGTGCATGTTCTTAAATACATTATTGGTGATTTCCGCTTCTGGAATTTGCTTCCAGTCTAATGAATCAGAAGACCAGTTAATCGCATAGACATTTTCATTTGGCAGCTCGTTGATCATTTCTTGCGTTAAATTTCCATATGGAGGACGAAACAGCTGTGTTTCAAAACCGGTAATGTTTTTAATAATAGCCTGAGTTTTGGCAATTTCCCAGTGAAACTTTTCAGTAGATTCCTTTAGTAAATTGGGGTGCCAATAGGTATGAATCCCAACAGCATGACCTTCAGCTACCATTCTTTTCACCAGCTCAGGGTGTTCGTGAGCTTTTGCCCCAATAAGAAAAAAGGTTGCTTTAATACCATGCTTTTTCAA contains the following coding sequences:
- a CDS encoding polysaccharide deacetylase family protein yields the protein MIRRISILLFTLCFLFNGALPALCKAEQVKNVAVRDRLLYQGNNQLKQTALTFDDGPDPRFTPHVLDQLKKHGIKATFFLIGAKAHEHPELVKRMVAEGHAVGIHTYWHPNLLKESTEKFHWEIAKTQAIIKNITGFETQLFRPPYGNLTQEMINELPNENVYAINWSSDSLDWKQIPEAEITNNVFKNMHAGTIVLMHDGGHWTMDLSNTAKSLDTIIPRLKQEGYHFVTVPELLHIPYPKN